The genomic window TTCTCATCCAACCTTCCTCTCATTATAGTTATCGGCAAATCCCCAGAAAAGTTGCTTAGGAGGTTGACTTAAGAGGGTGAATCCGCTAACTACACGCCCTCCAAAGGAGTTTTTATGTACGCGGTTGTTGCTAATGGAAGTCATCAATACAAAGTAGCCGAAGGACTCAAGTTTTCCGTCGAAAAATTAGACGGAGAAATCGGTTCTAAAATTGTTCTCGACAAGGTGCTTTTGGTCGGGGGTGAGGGAGAACTGAAATTGGGAAATCCCTTTTTGGCCAGCGCCACAGTAGAGGCCGAAATTCTGGAACAGGGAAAAGACAAAAAGATTTTAATTTTGAAAAAGAAACGCCGCAAAGGATATCGCAAAAAACAGGGTCACAGACAGACTTTTACTTTGTTAAAAGTAAATAAAATTTTGTTTTAATTTTAATTTTGATTTTTGATTTTTAATTTTTGGTTTTTGATTTTTAATTTTGAGCGGAGCGATTATGGCACATAAAAAAGCAGGTGGATCGACAAAAAACGGAAGAGATAGTCACGGCCAGCGCCGTGGTGTGAAACGCTATTCCGGTCAGCTTGTCAAAGCGGGAAATATTTTGGTAAGACAATGCGG from Deltaproteobacteria bacterium includes these protein-coding regions:
- the rplU gene encoding 50S ribosomal protein L21, whose amino-acid sequence is MYAVVANGSHQYKVAEGLKFSVEKLDGEIGSKIVLDKVLLVGGEGELKLGNPFLASATVEAEILEQGKDKKILILKKKRRKGYRKKQGHRQTFTLLKVNKILF